GTACCGCAAGGCGGTCTTCTACGAGGTCCTGGTCCGTGGTTTCGCCGATGCGAACGGGGACGGCTCCGGTGATCTCTCCGGCCTGATCGAGAAGATGGACTACCTCCAGTGGCTCGGCGTGGACTGCCTGTGGCTGCCGCCGTTCTTCAAGTCGCCCCTGCGCGACGGCGGCTACGACATCTCGGACTACTACGACGTCCTCGACGAGTTCGGTTCCCTCGGGGACTTCAAGAGGCTTGTCGCCGAGGCCCACGCCCGCGGCGTCCGGGTCATCATCGACCTGCCCATGAACCACACCTCGGACCAGCACCACTGGTTCCAGGAGTCACGCCGGGATCCCGAGGGCCCCTACGGCGACTTCTACGTCTGGAGCGACACCGACGAGAAGTACGAGGACGCGCGCATCATCTTCGTGGACACCGAGGAGTCGAACTGGACGTTCGACCCGGTGCGCCGCCAGTTCTTCTGGCACCGCTTCTTCAGCCACCAGCCGGATCTCAACTTCGAGAACCCCAAGGTGCAGGAGGCCATCTTCGACGTCGTGCGGTTCTGGCTGGACCAGGGTATCGACGGCTTCCGCGCCGACGCCATCCCCTACCTCTTCGAGGAGGAGGGCACCAACTGCGAGAACCTGCCGCAGACGCACGAGTTCCTCAAGCGGCTCCGTGCCATGGTGGACGAGAACTACCCGGGCCGCGTCATCATCGCCGAGGCGAACCAGATGCCGGACGAGGTGGTGGAGTACTTCGGCAGCGAGGACGAGCCCGAGTGCCACATGTCCTTCCACTTCCCGATCATGCCGCGGCTGTTCTACGCCCTGCGGGACCAGAAGGCAGCCCCGATCATCGAGACGATGGCCGAGACCCCGGACATCCCCGTCGGCGCCCAGTGGGGTACGTTCCTCCGCAACCACGACGAGCTGACGCTCGAGATGGTCACCAACGAGGAGCGGGAGGCGATGCTCGGCTGGTACGCGCCGGATCCGCGCATGCGCGCCAACGTCGGTATCCGCCGTCGGCTGTCCCCGCTGCTGGACAACTCCCGCGCGGAGGTGGAGCTGATCCACGCCCTGCTGCTGTCCCTGCCCGGCAGCCCGTTCCTCTACTACGGTGACGAGATCGGTATGGGCGACAACATCTGGCTCGAGGACCGCGACGCGTCGCGGACCCCGATGCAGTGGAACCCGGACCGCAACGCCGGCTTCTCCCCGGTGGACCCGGGCAAGCTGTACCTGCCGGTCGTGCAGTCGCTCGTCTACCACTTCAACCACGTGAACGTGGAAGCGCAGATGGCGACGTCGAGCTCGCTGCTGCACTGGGTCCGCCAGATGCTCGCCGTGCGCAAGACCCACCCCGCCTTCGGACTGGGCGGCTACCGCAACGTCCCGGTGGAGTCGGAGTCCGTCCTGGCCTTCCTCCGCGAGATCGGTGAGGGCAACGTCGAGGGCGAGCCCGCCGAGTCGGTGCTGTGCGTCTTCAACCTCTCGCAGCACCCCGTCGCGGCGAAGATGCGCCTTCCGCAGTTCGCGGGCCGCGGACTGCGTGACCTGTTCGGCGGCGCGATCTTCCCGGCGTTCGGGGAGGACGGTGAGATCTCGCTGACGCTCGGCAGCCACGACTTCTTCTGGCTCCGCGTCCGCTCGGCGAACTCCAACGCGTCATCGCCCCTCACCGAGGCGATGCCCGTCATCTCCATGTCGGAGGCGGTCAGGTAGTGGCAGCCCATACGCCCTTCATCCCCGAGATCCTCACCGAATGGCTCCCGGCGCAGCGCTGGTTCCCCGTGAAGGGGGAGACGGTCGACCTGACGGTCGTCGGCGGGACCGTCCTCGAGGACCCGGCCGGCGACGCCGGCTTCGAGGTGCACTTCCTGGCCGTGACCTCCGGGAAGCGCACCGATGTCGTCAGCGTGCCCATCAGCTACCGTTCCGGACCGCTCGACGACGCCGCAGCCGGCCTCATCGGCCAGGTGGACCACCCGGAGCTCGGTGCGCGCTGGGCGTACGACGCCACCCATGACGCGGACTTCGTGCGCCTCTGGGTGGACTTCATCCTGTCGCGGCGGTCCACGCCCGACGGCCGGCTCGCCGGCGTCGTCGTCAAGGCGCCCGCCGGCCAGGAGCCTGGCACCGAGCAGCCCGTGAAGGTGCTGCAGGGTGAGCAGTCCAACACCTCCGTGGTCTACGGGTCCGGACCGGGATCGATGATCGTGAAATTCTTCCGGGTGCTCGCAGCCGGCGAGAGCCCTGACGTGCAGATCAGCGCCGAGCTCACCGCCGGCGGGTCCACCGACACGCCCGACACCTTCGGCTGGGTCACGGGGACCTGGCAGGTACCCGACGGCGAACCCGGCCAGCACGTGACGGGCCACGTCAGCGTGCTGCGGGACTTCGTCGAGGGCAGCACCGATGCCTGGCGCACCGCGTCGGCCGCCGCCTCGAGTGCCGCTGATTTCACGGCGGCGGCGCGCGGCCTCGGCCGGGCGGTGGCACGCATCCACCAGCAGCTCGACGGCGCCTTCGGCAGCCGGACGGCCACCGAGGTGGAGGAGAAGGAGTTCAAGGACGCCCTCGCACAGCGCATCCGCTGGGCATGGGAGGAGGCCGGCGACGTCGTCGGTCCCCTCGACGGCGAGGTCGAGCGCATCATCCGCGAGATCCAGGCCGTCGAGGGCATCCCCCCGCTGCAGCGGATCCATGCGGACCTCCACCTCGGCCAGGTGCTCCAGGCACCCGACGGCGCCTGGCTCATCATCGACTTCGAGGGGGAGCCACTCCGGCCCACCGCCGAGCGGAGCGTGCCCGACGTGACCGTGCGCGACGTCGTCGGCATGGTCCGTTCGCTCGAATACGCGGCCGCGTCCCGCGGCGCCGCTCCGCTCGGTTCCCCCGACGCCGCCGCGACCGAGCAGTGGTCCGACGCCGCACGCGGTGCCTTCCTCGAGGGGTACGCGGAGGAGATCGGTGCCCCCGTGGACACCGCCGGCCCGCTGTTCCGTGCCCTCTGGCTCGACAAGGCCCTGTACGAAGTCGTCTACGAGATCCGCAACAGGCCCGACTGGGTCGAGATGCCCGCACGGGACGTCCGTCGCGCCCTGGGCGCACAGTCCGGTGCCGACGCAACGAAAGCAGCTGACATGAACACTCCGAAGAACACCGGCCCGGACAAGGGTGCGGGCCAGACGAATCTCGTCGCCAAGGCGGCCAAGACCGTCGCCGGGACAGCGAAGGGCCGCAGCGGACAAGGCCATCAGCGCCGCCGCGGAGGTCGCGGACAAGGCCCGCGAGGTGGGCTCCGGCCCGACCGAGGCGCCGCGGGCCGAGGCCGGCACCGCCGACCTCACGCCCGCCCCTGTCGAGCAGTCCGTCCTGCAGCAGGTGTCGGAGGGCGTGTACCACCAGCCCCACGCGGTGCTGGGCGCCCACCTCGACAGCGACGACGTCGTCACCGTCCGGACGCTGCGCCGTCTCGCGCGGTCCGTCGTGGTCGTCACCGGGTCCGGCCGTACGGAGCTCCGGCACGAGCACAACGGCATCTGGGTCGGCGCCCTCGCGGCGGAGAACCCGGGCCACGTCCCCGACTACCGGCTCGAGGTGACGTACGAGGGCGACCCGATCACCGTCGACGACCCGTACCGGTTCCTGCCGACACTCGGCGAGATCGACATGCACCTGATCGGTGAGGGCCGGCACGAGACCCTGTGGACCGCCCTCGGGGCGCACGTCCGCCACTACTCGTCCGTCCTCGGCGAGATCGAGGGCGTGTCCTTCGCTGTGTGGGCGCCCAGCGCACGTGCCGTCCGCGTCATGGGCGACTTCAACGGCTGGGACGGCACCGTCAACGCCATGCGATCCCTCGGCAGCTCGGGCATCTGGGAGATTTTCATTCCCGGGGCCGGCGCGGGCACCTGCTACAAGTTCGAGATCCTCGGCAGCGACGGACAGTGGCGCGAGAAGGCAGACCCGATGGCGCGCGGCACCGAGATCCCGCCGCTCACCGGCTCGAAGGTCGTCGAATCCACCTACTCCTTCAAGGACGACGAGTGGATGCAGGCCCGTGCGGCCGCCGATCCGCACAACGGCCCCATGAGCGTCTACGAGGTGCACCTCGGATCCTGGCGCCAGGGCCTGAGCTACCGCGAACTGGCGGAGCAGCTCGCGGAGTACGTGACCTGGCAGGGGTTCACGCACGTCGAGCTCATGCCGGTCGCGGAGCACCCGTTCGGCGGGTCCTGGGGCTACCAGGTGACGTCCTACTTCGCGCCCACCTCCCGCTTCGGTTCGCCGGACGACTTCAAGTACCTGATCGACACGCTCCACCAGGCCGGTATCGGCGTCATCATGGACTGGGTCCCGGCCCACTTCCCGAAGGACGCGTGGGCGCTGGCCAAGTTCGACGGCGGCACGCTGTACGAGCACGGCGACCCGTTCCTCGGTGAGCACCAGGACTGGGGCACGCTGATCTTCGACTTCGGCCGTCGCGAGGTGCGCAACTTCCTGGTGGCGAACGCGCTGTACTGGCTCGAGGAGTTCCACATCGACGGGCTCCGCGTGGACGCCGTCGCCTCGATGCTCTACCTGGACTACTCGCGGGAGGAAGGACAGTGGCGCCCGAACAGGTTCGGGGGTCGCGAGAACCTCGAGGCCATCTCCTTCCTGCAGGAGGTCAACGCGACCGCCTACAAGCGGGCGCCGGGAATCGTCATGGTCGCCGAGGAGTCGACGGCGTTCGACGGCGTCACTCGGCCCACCAGCTCGGGCGGGCTCGGGTTCGGCATCAAGTGGAACATGGGCTGGATGCACGACACCCTCCAGTACATCTCGGAGGATCCGATCAACCGGGTGCACCACCACGGCAAGGCGACGTTCTCCATGGTGTACGCCTACACCGAGAACTTCATGCTGCCCATCAGCCACGACGAGGTCGTGCACGGCAAGGGATCACTCCTGCGCAAGATGCCCGGTGACCGCTGGCAGCAGCTCGCCAACGTCCGCGCCTACCTGGCCTTCCAGTGGGCGCACCCCGGCAAGCAGCTGATCTTCATGGGCTCGGAGTTCGCGCAGGAGTCCGAGTGGGCCGAGCACCACAGCCTCGACTGGTGGCTCACCGAGACCCCCTCCCACAAGGGCGTGCAGGAACTCGTCCGGTCGCTCAACACGGTCTACCGGGACACCCCGGCCCTGTATGCGAGGGACAACGAGCCGGCCGGCTTCCAGTGGATCGACGAGAACGACGGCGAGCACAACACCCTGTCCTTCATCCGGTGGGACCACCAGGGCAATCCGCTCGTCTGTATCGCCAACTTCGCGGGAGGGCCGCACGAGGGATTCCGCGTCGGACTGCCGTGGGCGGGCGAGTGGACCGAGGTCCTCAACACCGACTCCGCCGAGTTCGGCGGATCGGGTGTTGGCAACGCCAGCCCCATCACTGCCCGGGAGGGCGCACACAACGGGCAGCCTGCCTACGGAGACGTGCGCGTGCCGCCTCTCGGCGTGCTGTACCTGAAGCCCGCGACGTCCTGATCCCCGAGTCGGCACGACGGCGGCGGCCCCCGATCATCGGGGGCCGCCGCTGTTTTGCATCCACCGGCAGGGGGTGCTACTGTTTATATCCGCGCTGATGAAGTTATCTGGTCGGCCGACAACCACAGAACCTGGATGCCTCTCCTGTCCGCTTGGGCGGGAACGGAGAACGGGAGATGTGGGAACCGGCCGATTTGGACAAACCGAGACAGAGCGGGTAGGCTTGTAAAGTTGCTTCGGAGCGAGAACATGACGGTTTGGTTGTGTTTGGTGCCGGTAGCTCCTGTTGTTTGAGAACTCAATAGTGTGCCAAGTTTGTTGATACCGATTGTTTTTTGATTGGTTGAATTTGCTGGTTGCCGCACCCCGTGTGGTGGCTGGTTTTTTTGGCTGGTTTCGAATTTTGTGCAATGGTGTCACCCGTTTTCCCGGGTGGTGTTGTTGTGTCTGTAATGCATTTACGGAGAGTTTGATCCTGGCTCAGGATGAACGCTGGCGGCGTGCTTAACACATGCAAGTCGAACGATGAACCTCACTTGTGGGGGGATTAGTGGCGAACGGGTGAGTAACACGTGAGTAACCTGCCCTTGACTCTGGGATAAGCCTGGGAAACCGGGTCTAATACTGGATACGACCTTCTGGCGCATGCCATGTTGGTGGAAAGCTTTTGTGGTTTTGGATGGACTCGCGGCCTATCAGCTTGTTGGTGGGGGTAATGGCCTACCAAGGCGACGACGGGTAGCCGGCCTGAGAGGGTGACCGGCCACACTGGGACTGAGACACGGCCCAGACTCCTACGGGAGGCAGCAGTGGGGAATATTGCACAATGGGCGCAAGCCTGATGCAGCGACGCCGCGTGAGGGATGAAGGCCTTCGGGTTGTAAACCTCTTTCAGTAGGGAAGAAGTCCATCTTTTGGGTGGGTGACGGTACCTGCAGAAGAAGCGCCGGCTAACTACGTGCCAGCAGCCGCGGTAATACGTAGGGCGCAAGCGTTATCCGGAATTATTGGGCGTAAAGAGCTCGTAGGCGGTTTGTCGCGTCTGCCGTGAAAGTCCGGGGCTTAACTCCGGATCTGCGGTGGGTACGGGCAGACTAGAGTGCAGTAGGGGAGACTGGAATTCCTGGTGTAGCGGTGAAATGCGCAGATATCAGGAGGAACACCGATGGCGAAGGCAGGTCTCTGGGCTGTAACTGACGCTGAGGAGCGAAAGCATGGGGAGCGAACAGGATTAGATACCCTGGTAGTCCATGCCGTAAACGTTGGGCACTAGGTGTGGGGGACATTCCACGTTTTCCGCGCCGTAGCTAACGCATTAAGTGCCCCGCCTGGGGAGTACGGCCGCAAGGCTAAAACTCAAAGGAATTGACGGGGGCCCGCACAAGCGGCGGAGCATGCGGATTAATTCGATGCAACGCGAAGAACCTTACCAAGGCTTGACATGAACCGGAATGATGCAGAGATGTGTCAGCCACTTGTGGCCGGTTTACAGGTGGTGCATGGTTGTCGTCAGCTCGTGTCGTGAGATGTTGGGTTAAGTCCCGCAACGAGCGCAACCCTCGTTCCATGTTGCCAGCGGGTTATGCCGGGGACTCATGGGAGACTGCCGGGGTCAACTCGGAGGAAGGTGGGGACGACGTCAAATCATCATGCCCCTTATGTCTTGGGCTTCACGCATGCTACAATGGCCGGTACAAAGGGTTGCGATACTGTGAGGTGGAGCTAATCCCAAAAAGCCGGTCTCAGTTCGGATTGAGGTCTGCAACTCGACCTCATGAAGTTGGAGTCGCTAGTAATCGCAGATCAGCAACGCTGCGGTGAATACGTTCCCGGGCCTTGTACACACCGCCCGTCAAGTCACGAAAGTTGGTAACACCCGAAGCCGGTGGCCTAACCCCTTGTGGGAGGGAGCCGTCGAAGGTGGGACCGGCGATTGGGACTAAGTCGTAACAAGGTAGCCGTACCGGAAGGTGCGGCTGGATCACCTCCTTTCTAAGGAGCGCCTCAGGTTCATGTCGTCCATCCTCAGTGGTGGGTGTGTGGCCTGCAGGAGTCAGCCCATAGCGCGGGCGTTTGTTCCGCGGTGGGTGCTCATGGGTGGAATATCAACGGATAGGTCCCGGAGGGGTCCTGGTGGCGTGTGAGTACGCACCGGTGGTGCTGGTGTCCCTGGAAGGGGATGGTGGCCGGCTGGTGTCTGGAAAGCGCGTGTCGGGGTTTGTTCGGGTAATCGTTTGGCACACTGTTGGGTCCTGAGATAACAGGGCCCTGTTCTTCGTGGGTGGTGTCGGTCGTGGACCGGGTACCGGGTGCGTGTGCGAGGAAGGCGACGTGGGGGGTCCTTTGGGATTCCTTGGGTGGTTCTTCCTTCGTGCGTGTCGGTGTTCCTGGTGTGGGGTTGGTGCCGCGTGTCGGGGGGTGGGGTTTGGTTGTTTCTGGTTTTCCCGCGCATGCTGCGCGCCCGGTTTGTTCCCTGGTTCTCCTCATTGTGGGGGGTGTGGGGTCGGGTGTTCGGGTGTGACGGGGTTGTTGGTTGAGAACTGCATAGTGGACGCGAGCATCTTAAAAAGAAGCAATTTCTAAGATAAATCTGGTTTCGGACGTATGTTCGGGCCTGGTTTTCTCGATATGTTTTTTGATCTTTTGTGGTCAAGTTTTTAAGGGCACACGGTGGATGCCTTGGCATCAGGAGCCGAAGAAGGACGTGGGAATCTGCGATAAGCCTGGGGGAGTTGATAACCGAACTTTGATCCCAGGATGTCCGAATGGGGAAACCCCGCCCGGCGCGCGAGTGACCGGGTGACCCGTATCTGAACACATAGGGTACGTGGAGGGAACGTGGGGAAGTGAAACATCTCAGTACCCACAGGAAGAGAAAACAATAGTGATTCCGTTAGTAGTGGCGAGCGAACGCGGACGAGGCTAAACCAGTGGTGTGTGATAGCCGGCGGGCGTTGCATCACTGGGGTTGTGGGACTTTCCGTTCCAGTTCTGCCGGACTGGTGAAATGAGTGCGTGCGTATAGGTGAACGGGTTTGAAAGCCCGGCCGGAGAGGGTGTTAGTCCCGTAACCGTAATGCGTGACGCCGTTTGGAGAGGATCCCAAGTAGCACGGGGCCCGAGAAATCCCGTGCGAATCTGCCAGGACCACCTGGTAAGCCTAAATACTCCCTGATGACCGATAGCGGACCAGTACCGTGAGGGAAAGGTGAAAAGTACCCCGGGAGGGGAGTGAAACAGTACCTGAAACCGTGTGCCTACAAACCGTCAGAGCAGCCTTGTAGCTGTGATGGCGTGCCTTTTGAAGAATGAGCCTGCGAGTTAGTGTTACGTCGCGAGGTTAACCCGTGTGGGGAAGCCGTAGCGAAAGCGAGTCTGAATAGGGCGAGTGAGTGGCGTGATCTAGACCCGAAGCGAAGTGATCTACCCATGGCCAGGTTGAAGCGACGGTAAGACGTCGTGGAGGACCGAACCCACTTCAGTTGAAAATGGAGGGGATGAGCTGTGGGTAGGGGTGAAAGGCCAATCAAACTTCGTGATAGCTGGTTCTCCCCGAAATGCATTTAGGTGCAGCGTTGCGTGTTTCTTACCGGAGGTAGAGCTACTGGATGGCTAATGGGCCCTACAAGGTTACTGACGTCAGCCAAACTCCGAATGCCGGTAAGTGAGAGCGCAGCAGTGAGACTGTGGGGGATAAGCTTCATAGTCGAGAGGGAAACAGCCCAGACCACCAACTAAGGCCCCTAAGCGTGTGCTAAGTGGGAAAGGATGTGGAGTTGCCCAGACAACCAGGAGGTTGGCTTAGAAGCAGCCACCCTTGAAAGAGTGCGTAATAGCTCACTGGTCAAGTGATTCCGCGCCGACAATGTAGCGGGGCTCAAGTACACCGCCGAAGTTGTGGCATTCACATAGATCCCAAGCCGGAGACTTGTTCTCTTGGTTCAAGGATGTGGATGGGTAGGGGAGCGTCGTGTGGGCAGTGAAGTCGCGGTGGAAACCAGCGGTGGAGCCTACACGAGTGAGAATGCAGGCATGAGTAGCGAAAGACGGGTGAGAAACCCGTCCGCCGAATGATCAAGGGTTCCAGGGTCAAGCTAATCTGCCCTGGGTAAGTCGGGACCTAAGGCGAGGCCGACAGGCGTAGTCGATGGACAACGGGTTGATATTCCCGTACCGGCGAAGAACCGCCAATACTGATCGAGGGATACTAACCGCCAGAAGCATGACCGCCCACCCTTGTGGTGACGTGGTTTTTTGTGGATCGCGGGACCTGATCTCGGGAGGTAAGCGTATTAACAGGTGTGACGCAGGAAGGTAGCCGAGCCGGGCGATGGTTGTCCCGGTCTAAGGATGTAGGGCAGGGCGTAGGCAAATCCGCGTCCTCGTGTTCAGTCACGAGCCTGAGATCTGATGGGACCCCCGTCAAGGGGGGATTCGGTGATCCTATGCTGCCGAGAAAAGCATCGGCGCGAGGTTCCAGCCGCCCGTACCCCAAACCGACACAGGTGATCAGGTAGAGAATACTAAGGCGATCGAGAGAATTATGGTTAAGGAACTCGGCAAAATGCCCCCGTAACTTCGGGAGAAGGGGGGCCCCAACTGTGAAGGCGACTAGCTCGCCGGAGCGGATCGGGGCCGCAGAGACCAGGGGGAAGCGACTGTTTACTAAAAACACAGGTCCGTGCGAAGTCGCAAGACGATGTATACGGACTGACTCCTGCCCGGTGCTGGAAGGTTAAGAGGACCGGTTAGTTTCACGCTTGCGTGGGACGAAGCTGGGAATTTAAGCCCCAGTAAACGGCGGTGGTAACTATAACCATCCTAAGGTAGCGAAATTCCTTGTCGGGTAAGTTCCGACCTGCACGAATGGAGTAACGACTTCCCCGCTGTCTCAACCATAAACTCGGCGAAATTGCAGTACGAGTAAAGATGCTCGTTACGCGCAGCAGGACGGAAAGACCCCGAGACCTTCACTATAGTTTGGTATTGGTGTTCGGTGTGGCTTGTGTAGGATAGGTGGGAGACTGTGAAGCGTGGACGCCAGTTCACGTGGAGTCATCGTTGAAATACCACTCTGGTCACTCTGGATATCTAACTTCGGCCCGTAATCCGGGTCAGGGACAGTGCCTGATGGGTAGTTTAACTGGGGCGGTTGCCTCCTAAAAAGTAACGGAGGCGCCCAAAGGTTCCCTCAGCCTGGTTGGCAATCAGGTGGCGAGTGTAAGTGCACAAGGGAGCTTGACTGTGAGAGAGACATCTCAAGCAGGGACGAAAGTCGGGACTAGTGATCCGGCGGCACATTGTGGAATGGCCGTCGCTCAACGGATAAAAGGTACCTCGGGGATAACAGGCTGATCTTGCCCAAGAGTCCATATCGACGGCATGGTTTGGCACCTCGATGTCGGCTCGTCGCATCCTGGGGCTGGAGTAGGTCCCAAGGGTTGGGCTGTTCGCCCATTAAAGCGGTACGCGAGCTGGGTTTAGAACGTCGTGAGACAGTTCGGTCCCTATCCGCTGCGCGCGCAGGAAATTTGAGAAGGGCTGTCCTTAGTACGAGAGGACCGGGACGGACGAACCTCTGGTGTGTCAGTTGTACTGCCAAGTGCACCGCTGATTAGCTACGTTCGGATGGGATAACCGCTGAAAGCATCTAAGCGGGAAGCCTGCTTCAAGATGAGATTTCCATACACCAAGAGTGTGAGAGGCCCCCAGCCAGACCACTGGGTTGATAGGCCGGACGTGGAAGCAGGGACTAAAGACCTGTGAAGCTGACCGGTACTAATAAGCCGATAACTTACACCACACACCCACCCCCACCCTTCACACGGTGGCCACGGGATCCCGGGCAACCAGGACCCCGAACCACCCTCACGAACGGTGACACAGGGGCAGGTGAAAGATCGACATGCTACGCGTCCACTATGCGGTTCCCAACCAACAACAGGAACCACCCCCACCGGGACCCGTCCCCACCCCGCCCCCACCAGGGCAGGCAAGGACACGGGCCCCACACCAGGGGGCACACATAACTGAATAGGTCCAACCAGCACAACACGACCAACACCCACAGATTTACCGCCACCGAACCCGAAACCCCACCACGGACACTGCACACCACAGTCCACCACGGGGTCAGGGCGCCCGGTCAGGCAGGTAGCAAGGGTTACGGCGGTCATAGCGTGGGGGAAACGCCCGGTCCCATTCCGAACCCGGAAGCTAAGACCCACAGCGCCGATGGTACTGCACCCGAGAGAGTGTGGGAGAGTAGGACACCGCCGGACAACCATTACAAGGACGAGGCCCCACCACCGGTGGGGCCTCACCCCTTTAACCACCCCCAGACACCCCAGGAAGCCCGGCAACCCGGGCGGCTCGGCCGCCGGCAAGCCAACCGCGCGGCAGCCCCGGGGCCAGCAGGTCGGCGGATCCGGCCGAAACACCCATGCATCAGAGCTACAGCCCGGCACGCCGGCAGTAGCGCCAGGAGCGGACCTCTGTCCGGCATAGGCAGCCCGGCAACAATGCCACCCAGCCGCCGGCAAACCAACCGCGCGGCAACCCCGGGGCCAGCACGTCGGCGGATCCGGCCGAAACACCCATGAACCACTAGAGAGCTACAGCCCGGCACGCTGGCAGTAACGCCAGAAGCGGACCTCGGTCCTGCACAGGCAGCAACAGGGCCGCCCACCACCAGATTTGGCCGGTAGCGATGGCACGCGGGACCATCTCTTTTCGCCTCAACAAGCCGGCTCGATAACGATGACGGCCGACGCCCGCAGGCGGTGACGATGCCCGCATCCGGCGGCTGACGCCCGCGCCCGGTGACGGTGCCGCGGCTGGCGGCGATGCCCGCGCCCGGTGACGGTGCCGCACCCGGCGGCTGACGCACGCCCCTGTGTCGATGCTGCGCTGCCGCCGGCATCCTGAGCAGCATACGGAGCTGCCATTCGGACCGGGCACTGCACCTGAGCTGCAGCGCCGACGATCTGCGTCGGCAACTGTGAAGCCCGCTACCACTTGGGATCGGCCACCAGAGCGTGCCGGCACGCACTGCACGTCTTGGCCGCTACCCGCGGCCGGCGGCCTTACTTCGTGTTGCCGATAGTCCGGACCGACTAACCGTGCCGTGCACCCGTTCCGGAGCCGTATCGCCGACGACCTGGGTCGGCAACGGTGATGTCCGCTACCACTTGGGATAGCTCAGCACACCAAGCCGGCACCCACGGTACGTCTGAGCCAGTACCCGCGGCCGGCGACTTTGATTCTTGTTGCTGCTAGCAAGGCTGACTATCGGGGCGGCGCACCCGCTCCGGATCGGCACATGCGCTGCCCGACACGCAACGATCACGCTCAGCACCGCCCGCCGACCGTCCGCCGACCGTCCGCCGACCGTCCGCCGACCGTCCGCCGACCGTCCGCCGACCGCCCGCCGACCGCCCGCCGACCGTCCGCCGACCGTCCGCCGACCGTCCGCCGACCGTCCGCCGACCGCCCGACGCTGCGCCACCAGCTCGGGCGCCTGCACTCGA
This genomic interval from Arthrobacter agilis contains the following:
- the treS gene encoding maltose alpha-D-glucosyltransferase gives rise to the protein MPNPFQLNAPGLAHDPHWYRKAVFYEVLVRGFADANGDGSGDLSGLIEKMDYLQWLGVDCLWLPPFFKSPLRDGGYDISDYYDVLDEFGSLGDFKRLVAEAHARGVRVIIDLPMNHTSDQHHWFQESRRDPEGPYGDFYVWSDTDEKYEDARIIFVDTEESNWTFDPVRRQFFWHRFFSHQPDLNFENPKVQEAIFDVVRFWLDQGIDGFRADAIPYLFEEEGTNCENLPQTHEFLKRLRAMVDENYPGRVIIAEANQMPDEVVEYFGSEDEPECHMSFHFPIMPRLFYALRDQKAAPIIETMAETPDIPVGAQWGTFLRNHDELTLEMVTNEEREAMLGWYAPDPRMRANVGIRRRLSPLLDNSRAEVELIHALLLSLPGSPFLYYGDEIGMGDNIWLEDRDASRTPMQWNPDRNAGFSPVDPGKLYLPVVQSLVYHFNHVNVEAQMATSSSLLHWVRQMLAVRKTHPAFGLGGYRNVPVESESVLAFLREIGEGNVEGEPAESVLCVFNLSQHPVAAKMRLPQFAGRGLRDLFGGAIFPAFGEDGEISLTLGSHDFFWLRVRSANSNASSPLTEAMPVISMSEAVR